From the genome of Yersinia enterocolitica, one region includes:
- a CDS encoding MFS transporter, whose translation MNDNKMTPLELRATWGLGSVFSLRMLGMFMVLPVLTTYGMALSGASEALIGIAIGIYGLAQAIFQIPFGLVSDRIGRKPLIVGGLLIFALGSVIAAMSDSIWGIILGRALQGSGAIAAAVMALLSDLTREQNRTKAMAFIGVSFGITFAIAMVLGPIVTHAFGLHALFWAIAILALLGIVITLAVVPDADNHVLNRESSIVKGSVSKVLSNSRLLKLNFGIMCLHILLMSSFVALPQIMASAGLVPAQHWKVYLVTMLISFAAVVPFIIYAEVKRRMKQVFMGCVAVLFAAEVVLWSAGHNLWVIIAGVQLFFIAFNVMEAILPSLISKESPAGYKGTAMGIYSTSQFIGVAIGGSLGGWLFGMEGASMVFAGGAVIALVWFAVSATMQEPPYVSSLRITLSELAVKDSALEQRLKAQPGVTEAVVVMAERSAYIKVDTKQTNRNQLEQLVNAV comes from the coding sequence ATGAACGACAATAAAATGACTCCGCTTGAGCTTCGGGCAACCTGGGGGCTGGGCAGCGTTTTCTCACTGCGCATGCTGGGCATGTTTATGGTTTTGCCGGTTCTCACCACCTATGGTATGGCACTGTCTGGCGCCAGCGAAGCTCTAATCGGCATAGCCATTGGCATCTACGGACTGGCTCAAGCTATTTTTCAGATCCCCTTTGGATTAGTTTCCGATCGTATTGGCCGCAAACCGCTGATCGTGGGCGGCCTGTTAATTTTTGCCCTTGGTAGTGTGATTGCTGCCATGAGTGACTCTATTTGGGGCATTATTCTGGGCCGCGCGCTACAAGGCTCCGGTGCCATTGCCGCTGCCGTCATGGCGCTGCTATCTGATTTGACCCGTGAACAAAATCGTACCAAAGCCATGGCATTTATCGGTGTCAGTTTTGGTATTACCTTTGCGATTGCCATGGTGCTCGGGCCTATCGTCACCCATGCCTTTGGCCTGCATGCCCTGTTCTGGGCTATCGCCATACTGGCGCTATTAGGTATTGTCATTACATTAGCTGTGGTGCCGGATGCTGATAACCATGTACTTAACCGCGAGTCCAGTATTGTTAAAGGTAGCGTCAGTAAGGTGTTAAGTAACAGCCGGTTGCTTAAGCTCAATTTTGGCATTATGTGCCTGCATATTTTGCTGATGTCGAGCTTTGTTGCATTACCGCAGATTATGGCCAGCGCAGGTTTAGTCCCGGCTCAACACTGGAAAGTGTATCTGGTGACAATGCTGATTTCATTCGCAGCGGTGGTGCCGTTCATTATTTATGCTGAAGTCAAACGCCGCATGAAACAGGTCTTTATGGGCTGCGTTGCGGTGCTGTTTGCCGCCGAAGTAGTGCTGTGGTCTGCCGGTCACAACCTCTGGGTGATTATTGCTGGAGTGCAATTATTCTTCATTGCGTTCAATGTGATGGAGGCTATTTTACCCTCGTTGATCAGTAAAGAGTCACCAGCCGGGTATAAAGGCACGGCAATGGGGATCTATTCCACCAGTCAATTTATTGGCGTGGCTATTGGCGGCAGCTTGGGGGGATGGCTATTTGGCATGGAAGGGGCAAGTATGGTGTTTGCTGGCGGTGCGGTGATTGCGCTAGTGTGGTTTGCAGTCAGTGCAACTATGCAAGAACCCCCCTATGTCAGTAGCCTGCGCATTACCTTATCTGAATTGGCGGTGAAAGACTCAGCATTGGAACAGCGGCTCAAGGCTCAACCAGGGGTGACAGAAGCGGTTGTAGTGATGGCCGAACGCAGTGCATATATCAAAGTTGATACCAAACAGACTAATCGCAACCAGTTAGAGCAGTTAGTTAACGCGGTATAA
- a CDS encoding YajQ family cyclic di-GMP-binding protein, with product MPSFDIVSEIDMQEVRNAVENATRDLANRWDFRNVPASFELNEKNESIKVVSESDFQVEQLLDILRAQLSKRGIEGAALEIPEEMERSGKTYSVDAKLKQGIESVQAKKLVKLIKDSKLKVQAQIQGEQVRVTGKARDDLQSVMALIRGADLGQPFQFNNFRD from the coding sequence ATGCCATCTTTCGACATCGTATCTGAAATTGATATGCAGGAAGTGCGTAACGCAGTTGAAAACGCCACCCGTGATCTGGCGAACCGTTGGGATTTTCGTAATGTTCCGGCGAGTTTTGAGCTAAATGAAAAGAACGAAAGTATCAAAGTCGTCAGTGAATCTGATTTTCAGGTTGAGCAGTTGTTGGATATCTTACGTGCTCAATTGAGCAAGCGTGGTATTGAAGGTGCTGCATTAGAAATCCCGGAAGAGATGGAGCGCAGTGGGAAAACCTACAGTGTGGACGCCAAGCTGAAACAAGGGATCGAAAGTGTCCAGGCTAAGAAGCTGGTTAAGCTGATTAAAGACAGCAAGCTGAAAGTTCAGGCACAAATTCAGGGCGAACAAGTCCGGGTAACAGGTAAGGCACGTGATGATTTACAGAGTGTCATGGCCTTGATTCGTGGTGCTGATCTGGGGCAGCCGTTCCAGTTCAATAACTTCCGCGACTGA
- a CDS encoding 2-dehydropantoate 2-reductase encodes MKITVLGCGALGQLWLSALYQQGHDVQGWLRVPQPFCSVNVITLSNEAFNQNLPTNDPEHLSKSELLLVCLKAWQVSSAVIALLPKLNPECKILLLHNGMGTEDELPRHEYTFLHGVTTHAARHDGNTIVHVASGITHIGPTSPTAIDISHLADVLHQALPDVAWHNDISAACWQKLAVNCVINPLTGLYNCRNGDLQRYPELISSLCAEVASVMEMEGYHTSTSSLLSYVNDVIQSTADNTSSLLQDLRCQRHTEIDYITGYLLRRARNHGMTLPENAHLYDLIKRKENEYERIGAGLPGSW; translated from the coding sequence ATGAAAATTACTGTGCTTGGTTGCGGAGCTCTCGGGCAGTTATGGCTATCAGCGCTGTATCAGCAAGGCCATGATGTACAAGGCTGGCTCCGTGTGCCACAGCCCTTTTGTTCAGTCAATGTTATTACGTTAAGCAATGAGGCGTTCAACCAGAACCTGCCGACTAATGATCCAGAGCACTTGTCGAAAAGTGAATTATTACTGGTGTGCTTAAAGGCGTGGCAAGTATCCAGCGCTGTCATCGCCCTATTACCCAAGCTTAACCCTGAGTGTAAAATTTTACTGCTGCATAATGGTATGGGCACAGAGGACGAACTGCCGCGCCATGAGTATACCTTCCTGCATGGTGTAACCACTCATGCAGCCCGGCATGACGGCAACACGATAGTCCATGTTGCCAGTGGGATTACACATATTGGCCCAACCTCGCCAACGGCAATAGATATCAGCCATCTGGCCGATGTACTACATCAGGCACTGCCGGATGTCGCCTGGCATAACGATATATCAGCAGCTTGTTGGCAAAAACTGGCGGTAAACTGTGTAATTAACCCGCTCACAGGGCTGTATAACTGCCGCAATGGTGACTTGCAGCGCTACCCGGAGCTGATTAGCAGTTTATGTGCCGAGGTAGCCAGTGTGATGGAGATGGAGGGCTACCACACCTCAACCAGCAGCCTGTTAAGTTATGTTAACGATGTTATCCAGAGTACCGCAGATAATACCTCGTCGTTATTGCAGGATTTACGCTGCCAGCGGCATACCGAGATAGATTACATTACTGGTTATTTACTGCGGCGTGCGCGCAACCACGGTATGACGTTGCCGGAAAATGCCCACTTATATGATTTAATAAAACGTAAGGAAAATGAGTATGAGCGTATCGGCGCTGGTTTGCCTGGCTCCTGGTAG
- a CDS encoding protein deglycase YajL — MSVSALVCLAPGSEETEAVTTIDVLVRAGIEVTTASVASDGALEIVCSRGVRLLADTRLVDVADQKFDVVVLPGGIKGAECFRDSPLLVATVRQTHNEGRLVAAICAAPALVLEHHNLFPVGNMTGFPALKDKIDATKWMDQRVVYDRRVNLVTSQGPGTSLDFALKIVFLLLGREKAEEIAWQLVLPPGIYNYTLRT; from the coding sequence ATGAGCGTATCGGCGCTGGTTTGCCTGGCTCCTGGTAGCGAAGAGACCGAGGCGGTCACCACTATTGATGTTCTGGTGCGCGCCGGTATCGAGGTAACAACCGCCAGTGTCGCCAGTGATGGAGCATTGGAAATTGTCTGTTCACGCGGTGTCCGCTTGCTGGCAGATACCCGTTTAGTGGATGTGGCGGATCAGAAATTTGATGTGGTGGTCCTGCCTGGTGGCATAAAAGGTGCGGAATGTTTTCGCGATAGCCCACTGCTGGTTGCTACTGTGCGTCAAACCCATAATGAAGGACGACTGGTGGCCGCCATTTGCGCTGCTCCCGCCTTGGTACTTGAGCATCACAATTTGTTCCCTGTTGGCAATATGACCGGCTTCCCAGCACTGAAAGATAAAATCGATGCCACTAAATGGATGGATCAGCGGGTAGTTTATGATCGGCGGGTGAATTTGGTCACCAGCCAAGGGCCGGGTACTTCCCTCGATTTCGCACTGAAGATCGTATTTTTGCTGCTCGGCAGGGAAAAGGCCGAAGAAATCGCCTGGCAGTTGGTACTACCGCCAGGTATTTATAACTATACCCTTCGGACTTGA
- a CDS encoding tRNA 4-thiouridine(8) synthase ThiI, with protein sequence MKFIIKLFPEITIKSQSVRLRFIKILTTNIRNVLKNLEDDTLAVVRHWDHIEIRTKDDNLGPVICDALTRVPGIHHILEVEDRSYTDMHNIFEQTLEAYRETLIGKTFCVRVKRRGKHEFSSGDVERYVGGGLNQHIESAKVKLTHPQVTVHLEIDQDKLTLIKARHEGLSGFPIGTQEDVLSLISGGFDSGVSSYMLMRRGCRVHYCFFNLGGSAHEIGVKQVAHYLWNRFGSSHRVRFVAIDFEPVVGEILEKVEDGQMGVVLKRMMVRAASQVAERYGVQALVTGEALGQVSSQTLTNLRLIDNASDTLILRPLISHDKEHIINLARQIGTEDFAKTMPEYCGVISKSPTVKAVKAKIEEEESHFDFSILDRVVSEAKNVDIREIAEQSREQVVEVETVAELADTDVLLDIRAPDEQDEKPLNVGSVEVHALPFYKLSSQFASLDQSKTYLLYCDRGVMSRLQALYLREQGYTNVKVYRP encoded by the coding sequence ATGAAGTTTATCATTAAATTGTTCCCAGAAATCACCATCAAGAGTCAATCTGTGCGATTGCGCTTCATTAAGATCCTCACTACGAATATCCGCAATGTACTGAAAAACCTTGAGGACGATACCCTCGCGGTAGTCCGTCATTGGGATCATATTGAAATTCGTACCAAAGATGACAATCTTGGCCCGGTTATCTGTGATGCGTTGACCCGCGTGCCGGGGATTCACCATATTCTCGAAGTAGAAGATCGCAGCTACACCGATATGCACAATATTTTTGAGCAGACGCTGGAAGCCTATCGCGAGACACTGATCGGGAAAACTTTCTGTGTGCGGGTGAAGCGCCGCGGTAAGCATGAATTTTCGTCAGGTGATGTTGAACGCTATGTTGGCGGCGGTCTGAATCAGCATATTGAAAGTGCAAAAGTTAAACTGACCCATCCTCAGGTTACGGTTCATTTAGAAATTGATCAGGACAAACTGACACTGATCAAGGCGCGTCATGAAGGGTTGAGTGGCTTCCCGATCGGCACACAAGAAGATGTGTTATCGCTGATTTCAGGCGGTTTTGACTCGGGTGTGTCCAGCTATATGCTGATGCGTCGTGGTTGCCGCGTGCATTATTGCTTCTTCAATCTCGGCGGCTCGGCCCATGAAATTGGTGTCAAGCAAGTAGCTCATTATCTGTGGAACCGTTTTGGCAGCTCCCATCGGGTGCGTTTTGTTGCCATTGATTTTGAACCGGTTGTCGGCGAAATCCTCGAAAAAGTCGAAGATGGTCAGATGGGCGTGGTACTCAAGCGCATGATGGTGCGTGCGGCATCGCAGGTTGCAGAACGTTATGGTGTGCAGGCACTGGTTACCGGTGAAGCTCTGGGGCAAGTTTCCAGCCAAACATTAACCAATCTGCGGTTAATTGATAATGCTTCAGACACCCTGATTTTGCGCCCACTGATTTCCCATGATAAAGAGCACATCATTAATCTGGCGCGGCAAATAGGCACTGAAGATTTCGCAAAAACCATGCCGGAATATTGCGGCGTGATTTCGAAAAGCCCGACGGTGAAAGCGGTTAAAGCCAAGATTGAAGAAGAGGAGTCCCACTTTGATTTCTCTATTCTGGACCGGGTCGTCAGCGAAGCCAAAAACGTTGATATTCGTGAAATTGCCGAGCAAAGCCGTGAGCAGGTTGTTGAGGTTGAAACTGTTGCTGAACTGGCCGATACCGATGTGTTGCTGGATATTCGCGCACCGGATGAGCAGGACGAAAAGCCGCTTAACGTGGGCAGTGTAGAAGTTCACGCATTACCGTTCTATAAACTGAGTTCGCAATTCGCCAGTCTGGATCAGAGCAAGACTTATCTGCTGTATTGCGATCGCGGGGTGATGAGTCGTTTGCAGGCGCTTTACTTGCGTGAGCAGGGGTATACAAACGTAAAAGTGTACCGCCCTTAA
- a CDS encoding exodeoxyribonuclease VII small subunit codes for MAKKPATPETKVTSFETSLSELEQIVTRLESGELALEEALNEFERGVQLARQGQQTLLQAEQRVQVLLSDDVDAPLAPFTPDTE; via the coding sequence ATGGCGAAAAAACCCGCAACACCAGAAACCAAAGTGACCAGTTTTGAGACATCTCTCAGTGAACTGGAACAGATTGTGACCCGCCTGGAGTCCGGTGAATTAGCGCTGGAAGAAGCGTTAAACGAATTCGAACGGGGTGTGCAACTGGCCCGCCAGGGGCAGCAAACCTTGTTACAAGCGGAACAGCGAGTGCAAGTTCTTCTCAGTGATGATGTAGATGCACCCTTGGCACCTTTCACCCCGGATACTGAATAG
- a CDS encoding (2E,6E)-farnesyl diphosphate synthase — protein MSIAHSSADFHHQLAAHQQRVNQALLDFIAPLPFGDSDLVAAMRYGAVLGGKRLRPYLVYATGQMFGLSLTNLDAPAAAIECIHAYSLIHDDLPAMDDDDLRRGQPTCHVKFGEANAILAGDALQTLAFSILAEAQMPDVADKDRLSMIAELAKASGVAGMCGGQALDLEAEARQISLEELERIHRHKTGALIRAAVRLGALAAGTPGREALPLLDRYSEAIGLAFQVQDDILDVIGDTATIGKRQGSDQQLGKSTYPALLGLDCAKAKAMDLYQEALSALNTLSEQSYNIAPLQALACFIIERDN, from the coding sequence ATGTCTATCGCCCACTCATCTGCTGATTTTCATCATCAACTTGCAGCTCATCAGCAACGGGTCAATCAGGCGCTGCTTGATTTTATTGCTCCGCTACCCTTTGGCGACAGCGACTTAGTCGCCGCTATGCGTTATGGTGCCGTGCTCGGCGGTAAGCGGCTGCGCCCTTATCTGGTTTACGCCACCGGCCAAATGTTTGGTCTGTCGCTGACTAATTTAGATGCTCCTGCGGCGGCAATTGAATGTATCCATGCCTATTCATTGATTCATGATGATTTACCGGCGATGGATGACGATGATTTACGTCGTGGGCAGCCGACTTGCCATGTGAAATTTGGTGAGGCCAATGCCATTCTGGCGGGGGACGCACTGCAAACGCTCGCGTTCTCTATTCTGGCTGAAGCGCAGATGCCCGATGTGGCAGATAAAGATCGCTTATCAATGATTGCCGAATTAGCTAAGGCCAGCGGTGTCGCGGGGATGTGTGGGGGTCAGGCATTGGATCTGGAAGCCGAAGCGCGCCAGATTTCACTGGAAGAGCTTGAACGCATCCACCGCCACAAAACCGGCGCATTGATCCGTGCCGCGGTTCGCCTCGGTGCATTGGCTGCGGGCACACCAGGGCGCGAAGCGTTACCGTTACTTGACAGGTACAGTGAGGCCATTGGTCTGGCCTTCCAGGTTCAGGACGATATCTTAGACGTTATTGGCGATACAGCTACAATTGGTAAACGTCAGGGTTCAGATCAACAACTCGGCAAAAGCACTTATCCAGCACTGCTGGGGTTAGATTGCGCTAAAGCTAAAGCGATGGATCTGTATCAGGAAGCGCTCAGCGCCCTGAATACCTTGTCAGAACAATCCTATAACATAGCGCCGTTGCAGGCGTTAGCCTGTTTTATTATTGAGCGTGATAATTAG
- a CDS encoding 1-deoxy-D-xylulose-5-phosphate synthase, translated as MSLDIAKYPTLALAENPEELRMLPKESLPKLCDELRQYLLASVSRSSGHFASGLGVVELTVALHYVYNTPFDHLVWDVGHQAYPHKILTGRREQIGTIRQKDGLHPFPWRGESEYDVLSVGHSSTSISAGLGMAVAAEREGKGRRTVCVIGDGAITAGMAFEAMNHAGDIHSDMLVILNDNEMSISENVGGLNNHLAQLLSGKLYASLREGGKKAFSGLPPIKDLLKRTEEHLKGMVVPSTLFEELGFNYIGPVDGHDVQALAQTLKNMRDLKGPQLLHIMTKKGKGYAPAEKDPIGWHAVPKFDPASGTLPKSQGSLPTYSKIFGEWLCETAAKDSQLMAVTPAMREGSGMVRFSREYPQQYFDVAIAEQHAVTFAAGLAIGGYKPIVAIYSTFLQRAYDQLIHDVAIQNLPVLFAIDRGGLVGADGQTHQGAFDLSFMRCIPNMIIMTPSDENECRQMLHTGYHHNGPAAVRYPRGNGTGTDLKPLEIMPIGKGIVRREGEKIAILCFGTLLAQTQLVADNLNATLVDMRFVKPLDEALVLEMAASHEVLVTVEENAIMGGAGSGVNELLMAKRQLVSVLNLGLSDSFVPQGEQEEMRAEFGLDAAGIQRQIETWLA; from the coding sequence ATGAGCCTTGATATAGCCAAATACCCGACATTGGCACTTGCAGAAAATCCTGAAGAACTGCGCATGTTGCCCAAAGAAAGCCTGCCGAAGTTATGTGATGAACTACGCCAGTATTTGCTCGCGTCCGTCAGTCGCTCCAGTGGGCACTTTGCTTCCGGGCTGGGCGTAGTCGAGCTAACTGTCGCGTTGCATTACGTCTACAACACACCTTTCGACCATCTGGTGTGGGACGTAGGCCATCAAGCTTATCCTCACAAAATATTAACCGGTCGTCGCGAACAGATCGGTACTATTCGCCAGAAAGATGGTTTACATCCTTTCCCTTGGCGTGGTGAAAGTGAATATGATGTGCTCTCGGTTGGCCATTCCTCAACCTCAATCAGTGCAGGCCTGGGGATGGCTGTCGCAGCTGAACGGGAAGGTAAAGGGCGGCGGACTGTTTGTGTTATCGGTGACGGTGCTATTACGGCGGGTATGGCTTTCGAAGCAATGAATCATGCCGGTGATATTCACTCAGACATGCTGGTTATCCTCAACGATAACGAGATGTCTATCTCAGAAAATGTCGGTGGTTTGAACAATCATCTGGCTCAGTTATTATCGGGTAAGCTCTATGCCAGCCTGCGTGAAGGTGGCAAAAAGGCATTTTCTGGCTTACCACCGATTAAAGACCTGTTGAAACGGACTGAAGAGCACCTAAAAGGGATGGTGGTGCCAAGTACCTTATTCGAAGAGTTAGGCTTTAATTATATTGGCCCGGTTGATGGGCACGATGTACAAGCATTGGCACAAACGTTGAAAAACATGCGTGACCTGAAAGGCCCGCAGCTGCTGCACATCATGACTAAAAAGGGCAAAGGCTACGCACCGGCTGAGAAAGATCCGATTGGCTGGCATGCTGTGCCGAAGTTTGATCCCGCCTCCGGTACTTTGCCGAAAAGCCAGGGTAGCCTGCCGACTTACTCCAAGATTTTTGGTGAGTGGTTATGTGAAACCGCCGCCAAAGACAGCCAGTTAATGGCCGTCACCCCTGCTATGCGCGAAGGCTCTGGGATGGTGCGTTTCTCTCGTGAATACCCCCAGCAATATTTCGATGTGGCTATCGCTGAGCAACATGCAGTGACCTTTGCCGCAGGGTTAGCCATTGGGGGCTACAAACCGATTGTGGCTATCTACTCCACCTTCCTGCAACGAGCATATGACCAACTGATTCACGATGTTGCCATCCAAAACCTGCCCGTTCTATTTGCTATTGACCGTGGTGGCCTGGTGGGCGCGGATGGCCAAACCCATCAGGGTGCGTTTGACCTCTCATTCATGCGCTGCATTCCAAATATGATCATCATGACCCCAAGCGATGAAAACGAGTGCCGTCAGATGCTTCACACCGGTTATCACCACAACGGCCCTGCGGCGGTACGTTACCCACGCGGCAACGGCACCGGTACCGACCTGAAACCGTTAGAGATCATGCCGATAGGTAAAGGTATTGTGCGTCGTGAAGGTGAAAAGATTGCCATATTGTGCTTTGGTACTTTACTGGCTCAGACACAGCTCGTGGCCGATAACCTCAATGCCACCTTGGTGGATATGCGTTTTGTAAAGCCATTGGATGAGGCGTTGGTACTGGAAATGGCTGCCAGCCATGAGGTATTAGTCACCGTGGAAGAGAACGCCATCATGGGTGGTGCGGGTAGTGGTGTGAATGAATTGCTGATGGCGAAACGGCAATTAGTGTCGGTACTGAATCTCGGTTTATCGGACAGCTTTGTGCCACAAGGTGAACAAGAGGAAATGCGCGCTGAGTTTGGGTTAGATGCTGCGGGTATACAACGCCAGATTGAAACGTGGCTGGCGTGA
- a CDS encoding phosphatidylglycerophosphatase A: MDEAKRRLRLTNPWHLLATGFGSGLSPWAPGTMGSIAAIPFWLLLIQLPWQLYSLAVMFSICIGVYICHRTAKDMQVHDHGSIVWDEFVGMWITLMALPVNHWQWVAAGFVAFRVFDIWKPWPIRWFDRNVHGGMGIMIDDIIAGVIAAAIIFVVGHYWPADLFY; this comes from the coding sequence ATGGATGAAGCCAAACGCCGTTTGCGGTTAACCAATCCTTGGCATTTGCTGGCCACCGGCTTTGGTAGTGGTTTATCACCATGGGCACCCGGTACCATGGGGTCAATTGCGGCAATCCCATTCTGGCTGCTATTGATCCAGCTCCCATGGCAGCTTTATTCTTTGGCTGTGATGTTCAGCATCTGCATTGGTGTCTACATTTGTCATCGTACCGCCAAAGATATGCAGGTTCATGACCATGGCAGTATCGTTTGGGATGAATTTGTCGGCATGTGGATAACCCTGATGGCATTGCCCGTCAATCATTGGCAATGGGTCGCTGCGGGTTTTGTCGCGTTCCGAGTTTTTGATATCTGGAAGCCTTGGCCGATTCGCTGGTTTGATCGCAATGTCCATGGTGGCATGGGGATCATGATCGATGACATTATTGCCGGGGTGATTGCGGCTGCTATTATTTTTGTCGTGGGGCATTACTGGCCAGCAGATCTGTTCTACTGA
- a CDS encoding thiamine-phosphate kinase yields MACGEFDLIARYFDRFRSNRRDVELGIGDDCALLTVAEKQLLAISTDTLVSGVHFLPDIDPADLGYKSLAVNLSDLAAMGADPAWLSLALTLPNVNEDWLQAFSDSLFDQLNYYGMQLIGGDTTRGPLSLTLTIQGLVPEGRALTRAGARIGDWIYVTGTLGDSAAGLAILQNALRVDNEADRSALIHRHLRPQPRVLQGQALRDLASSAIDISDGLISDLQHILKASNCGARIELDALPYSDALTRQVDAEQALRWALSGGEDYELCFTVPEINRGALDVALSNTGAGYTCIGQVGPQSEGVKFFREGKAVQLDFRGFDHFSTGKSHG; encoded by the coding sequence ATGGCATGTGGCGAATTTGACCTCATTGCCCGCTACTTTGACCGGTTTAGAAGTAATCGCCGGGATGTAGAGCTGGGTATTGGAGACGACTGCGCACTTCTCACAGTGGCAGAAAAACAGCTGTTGGCCATCAGTACGGATACACTGGTGTCGGGCGTTCATTTCCTACCGGATATCGATCCGGCCGATCTTGGTTACAAATCTTTAGCGGTAAACCTTAGCGATTTAGCTGCAATGGGTGCCGATCCTGCCTGGTTATCTCTTGCTCTAACCCTACCCAATGTAAATGAAGACTGGTTGCAGGCATTCAGTGATAGCTTATTTGATCAGCTTAACTATTACGGTATGCAACTGATTGGTGGTGATACGACTCGTGGGCCATTGAGTCTAACGCTGACCATTCAAGGGTTGGTACCGGAAGGGCGGGCATTGACCCGAGCTGGTGCGCGAATTGGTGACTGGATTTATGTTACCGGTACGTTGGGTGACAGTGCCGCAGGACTGGCGATTTTGCAAAATGCGTTGCGAGTTGATAACGAAGCCGATAGGTCTGCATTAATTCACCGTCATTTGCGGCCACAGCCACGCGTGCTGCAAGGGCAGGCATTGCGCGACCTTGCCAGCTCTGCCATTGATATCTCCGATGGGTTGATTTCTGATCTGCAACATATCCTGAAAGCGAGCAATTGTGGGGCGCGTATTGAGTTGGATGCATTGCCTTACTCTGATGCGCTAACACGTCAGGTTGACGCTGAACAGGCTCTACGCTGGGCGTTGAGTGGTGGTGAAGATTATGAGTTGTGCTTTACCGTACCTGAGATAAACCGTGGTGCACTGGATGTCGCGCTCAGTAATACCGGCGCAGGCTATACTTGTATTGGGCAGGTAGGCCCGCAATCGGAAGGTGTTAAATTCTTCCGTGAAGGTAAGGCAGTACAACTGGATTTTCGTGGTTTTGATCACTTCTCAACAGGTAAATCCCATGGATGA